A genomic region of Lentisphaera araneosa HTCC2155 contains the following coding sequences:
- a CDS encoding M56 family metallopeptidase: MNYIFESFVQGTILLFLVTMVLLLMNQYLNSSAKLLLHKLVYLRFLLPGLYLGYLVVGYWPSNYSVIDKNVVVKEIFTKGTKHVPYSKKSTEKPTEKPTEKPSLSPSFTLLDFLFNFWLCGFIVVALGVYFLNFKQKKRLRLRTPITDSNILSLFEECKLKVNYSHKVSVSQTKYVPSPSLYGLLRPEVIMPVNLLEILNEEELKHVFLHELVHLKKRDNWWSYIYLLTLVLNWYNPFLWFFKFKTEELVEGRCDACVTGILGSFKAYGATLIKVLENLNTKKLYLDQGLIQLIGNKNIIIRRMKMIKKKTNRFNLPLAIALGATLTCTAAETSARTESFPLVKKVTEYFAPSDEKESPTTPVEEFIMTVDMSVGVEVVFTARPLTIKEGYQNDLGIYRERKIPVSWTRKKGLPMPKFGDPIEFGYILNYTLKSLENGDVHISGKLINREVLSGDLGLVRTSGETISTPIQINEVVFSSVLKRGLTNKVTLNCGGETATINFAVN; encoded by the coding sequence ATGAACTACATATTCGAGTCGTTTGTACAAGGGACTATCTTACTGTTTTTAGTTACTATGGTCCTGTTGTTGATGAACCAGTATTTAAATAGTTCTGCTAAGTTATTGTTACATAAGTTAGTATACCTTAGGTTTCTGCTTCCTGGCTTATATTTAGGATATTTAGTTGTTGGTTATTGGCCTAGTAACTATTCGGTGATAGATAAAAATGTGGTTGTAAAAGAGATTTTTACAAAAGGTACAAAGCATGTGCCGTATTCAAAAAAATCCACTGAAAAACCCACTGAAAAACCCACTGAAAAACCCTCGTTATCACCTTCCTTTACTCTATTAGATTTTTTATTTAACTTTTGGTTATGTGGTTTTATTGTCGTAGCATTAGGGGTGTATTTTTTGAATTTTAAGCAAAAAAAAAGGTTACGCCTTCGTACGCCCATTACAGACAGCAATATCCTTTCTTTATTTGAAGAATGTAAATTGAAGGTGAATTATTCACATAAAGTTTCAGTAAGTCAAACTAAGTATGTGCCAAGTCCATCTCTTTATGGCTTGCTTAGACCAGAAGTAATCATGCCGGTTAATCTCTTGGAAATTTTAAATGAAGAAGAATTGAAGCATGTGTTTTTACACGAATTAGTTCACCTAAAAAAAAGAGATAATTGGTGGAGTTATATATACTTATTGACTCTAGTTCTTAATTGGTACAATCCATTTTTGTGGTTTTTTAAATTTAAGACAGAAGAGTTGGTAGAGGGGCGCTGCGATGCTTGTGTCACTGGAATCCTCGGTTCTTTCAAAGCTTATGGAGCCACCTTAATTAAGGTCTTAGAAAACCTAAATACAAAGAAGCTTTATCTGGATCAAGGCTTGATTCAGTTAATAGGAAACAAAAACATAATAATAAGGAGAATGAAAATGATTAAGAAAAAAACGAATAGGTTTAATTTACCTTTAGCAATTGCTCTTGGTGCGACTTTAACATGTACTGCAGCAGAAACCTCAGCCCGTACAGAGAGCTTTCCACTTGTGAAAAAAGTCACAGAATACTTTGCTCCGTCTGACGAGAAAGAATCGCCTACAACTCCAGTAGAGGAGTTTATTATGACTGTTGATATGTCAGTCGGAGTAGAAGTTGTGTTCACAGCTCGACCTCTTACTATTAAAGAGGGGTATCAAAATGACCTTGGGATTTATCGAGAGAGGAAAATTCCTGTGAGTTGGACGCGTAAGAAAGGGTTGCCCATGCCAAAATTTGGAGATCCGATTGAATTTGGTTATATATTAAATTATACACTTAAATCTTTAGAGAACGGAGATGTTCATATCAGTGGAAAGTTAATAAACCGGGAAGTACTCAGTGGCGATTTGGGTTTAGTTCGTACATCAGGAGAAACTATTTCTACTCCAATACAAATCAATGAAGTTGTATTCTCATCAGTACTGAAAAGAGGACTCACTAACAAAGTCACATTAAACTGTGGAGGAGAAACGGCAACAATAAATTTTGCCGTGAATTGA